In the genome of Myxococcus stipitatus, one region contains:
- a CDS encoding patatin-like phospholipase family protein, which translates to MSIKSLPSSTSSTTSAAARRPSESKPTQQAEAKKPGLLERMGEGVRHVASEANRLVDRFEAKLPKLSQLGLPSLGGAQDTPWAGITLTGKPLQIPLGKLLDVNLDDLRKVLERVVPPKIDDKQGKQLAAQTQGFRDTLGQVRSLAAQLEMLPASHPRHAQVKAALEKAEGELTRTTGYTRATAPRPGSLWLDPQFLAKELPNGQVHASKFPTGTPVTKPPSAMSVVAGNDAVKAAEYTASVARNRAAAGMPVQGGEPMGVHLSLEGGGGKGKRYAAMFAEMRELGVVPVSLTGTSAGSIAAAFAATGATPKQIEDVAKDPRLGKLYDFDLDMKDGGLLNGEAAYQLFDQKLRELTGITDRPVTFADLKVPLQLVAAKAYDSAVPNGGFKSAQDRVFVFSQETTPDTPVALAMRASMAIPGVFEPVQMVDPVTGRQMHLVDGGTLDNMPMGYNKNDLPQIGASLQSRGGTHPSNGQAQPKPLPTGQLDTDDVLWNGFNGLSLLKQNATEAQDWRDKAKPGANQFMVSLPTWNLDNPKQGNSVLGFGYDAKVDPTLDKQTRQVTRDFLREFMDDMKVPGSRGTNMVTQVPKDLRFNETVDIRGEKFQVSYDGGDTVTATAPNGRQTNVRLGQKQIESIWLDGQTYHDFGSQLSHVLSDVRSVRPSWFPF; encoded by the coding sequence GTCCCTCCCCTCCTCCACGTCTTCCACGACTTCCGCCGCGGCGCGTCGTCCTTCCGAGTCCAAGCCCACGCAGCAGGCGGAGGCGAAGAAGCCCGGCCTGCTCGAGCGGATGGGCGAGGGCGTGCGCCACGTCGCGAGCGAGGCGAACCGCCTGGTGGACCGCTTCGAGGCGAAGCTGCCCAAGCTGTCCCAGCTGGGCCTGCCCTCGCTCGGGGGCGCCCAGGACACGCCGTGGGCGGGCATCACCCTCACCGGCAAGCCGCTCCAGATTCCGCTCGGGAAGCTGCTGGATGTGAACCTGGACGACCTGCGCAAGGTGCTCGAGCGCGTCGTCCCGCCGAAAATCGACGACAAGCAGGGCAAGCAGCTGGCGGCGCAGACCCAGGGCTTCCGGGACACCCTGGGGCAGGTGCGCTCGCTGGCGGCGCAGCTGGAGATGTTGCCCGCCTCGCATCCGCGCCACGCGCAGGTGAAGGCCGCGCTGGAGAAGGCGGAAGGGGAGCTGACGCGGACGACGGGCTACACCCGCGCCACCGCGCCGCGCCCCGGCTCGCTGTGGCTGGACCCGCAGTTCCTGGCGAAGGAGCTGCCCAATGGCCAGGTCCACGCCAGCAAGTTCCCCACGGGCACGCCCGTGACGAAGCCGCCCTCCGCCATGAGCGTGGTGGCCGGCAACGACGCGGTGAAGGCCGCCGAGTACACCGCCTCCGTCGCCCGGAACCGCGCGGCGGCGGGCATGCCGGTGCAGGGCGGCGAGCCCATGGGCGTGCACCTGAGCCTGGAGGGCGGCGGCGGCAAGGGCAAGCGCTACGCGGCCATGTTCGCGGAGATGCGCGAGCTGGGCGTCGTCCCGGTGAGCCTGACGGGCACGTCCGCGGGCTCCATCGCCGCCGCGTTCGCCGCCACGGGCGCCACGCCGAAGCAGATTGAAGACGTGGCCAAGGACCCGCGCTTGGGCAAGCTGTATGACTTCGACCTGGACATGAAGGACGGAGGCCTGCTCAACGGCGAGGCCGCGTACCAGCTCTTCGACCAGAAGCTGCGCGAGCTGACCGGCATCACCGACCGGCCCGTCACCTTCGCGGACCTCAAGGTGCCGCTGCAGCTGGTGGCCGCCAAGGCCTACGACAGCGCGGTGCCGAACGGCGGCTTCAAGAGCGCGCAGGACCGCGTCTTCGTCTTCAGCCAGGAGACGACGCCGGACACGCCCGTGGCGCTCGCCATGCGCGCCTCCATGGCCATCCCCGGCGTCTTCGAGCCCGTGCAGATGGTCGACCCCGTCACCGGCCGGCAGATGCATCTGGTGGACGGCGGCACGCTGGACAACATGCCCATGGGCTACAACAAGAACGACCTGCCGCAGATTGGCGCGTCGCTCCAGAGCCGCGGCGGCACGCACCCGTCGAACGGCCAGGCCCAGCCCAAGCCCCTGCCCACCGGCCAGCTCGACACGGACGACGTGCTCTGGAACGGCTTCAACGGCCTGTCCCTGCTCAAGCAGAACGCCACCGAGGCCCAGGACTGGCGCGACAAGGCGAAGCCCGGCGCCAACCAGTTCATGGTCAGCCTGCCGACGTGGAACCTGGACAATCCCAAGCAAGGCAACAGCGTGCTGGGCTTCGGCTACGACGCGAAGGTGGACCCCACCCTGGACAAGCAGACGCGCCAGGTGACGCGCGACTTCCTGCGCGAGTTCATGGACGACATGAAGGTCCCCGGCTCGCGCGGCACCAACATGGTGACGCAGGTGCCCAAGGACCTGCGCTTCAACGAGACGGTGGACATCCGGGGCGAGAAGTTCCAGGTGAGCTACGACGGCGGAGACACCGTCACCGCCACCGCGCCCAATGGCAGACAAACCAACGTCCGCCTGGGCCAGAAGCAAATCGAATCCATCTGGCTGGATGGACAGACGTACCACGACTTCGGCTCACAGCTGTCTCACGTCCTCAGCGACGTGCGCAGCGTGCGCCCCTCGTGGTTCCCTTTCTGA
- a CDS encoding OmpA family protein — protein MQAERGRAWVPWLVTVLVVLLAGGVLYLAHRGSVQAQAQAEEARKAADEATARTRDAEAARKQAEEKLAALETEHAKLTTEKQQLTTEKDQLSQTVQEQEAELAKLKATYDDLQDKMKAEISEGAIKLSQAQGRIQVDLVDKVLFDSGDASISKRGQEVLKRLGGVLSKVDDKSIQVSGHTDDSPPSQKLQATFPTNWELSVARAVNVVRFLQEQGGVPSRRMIAAGYGETRPVSANATPQGRARNRRIEVLLIPDLKAAKAPAKTARSQR, from the coding sequence ATGCAAGCGGAGCGAGGGCGGGCCTGGGTGCCCTGGCTGGTGACGGTGCTGGTGGTGCTGCTCGCGGGCGGCGTGCTGTATCTGGCGCACCGAGGCTCGGTGCAGGCACAGGCGCAGGCCGAGGAGGCGCGCAAGGCGGCGGACGAGGCCACCGCGCGCACCCGTGACGCGGAGGCGGCGCGCAAGCAGGCGGAGGAGAAGCTGGCGGCGCTGGAGACGGAGCACGCGAAGCTGACCACCGAGAAGCAGCAGCTCACGACGGAGAAGGACCAGCTGTCCCAGACGGTGCAGGAGCAGGAGGCGGAGCTGGCCAAGCTCAAGGCCACCTACGACGACCTGCAGGACAAGATGAAGGCGGAGATCTCCGAGGGCGCCATCAAGCTGTCGCAGGCGCAAGGCCGCATCCAGGTGGACCTGGTGGACAAGGTGCTCTTCGACTCCGGCGACGCGAGCATCAGCAAGCGCGGCCAGGAGGTCCTCAAGCGGCTGGGCGGTGTGCTGTCCAAGGTGGATGACAAGTCCATCCAGGTGTCGGGGCACACGGATGACTCGCCGCCGTCGCAGAAGCTGCAGGCCACCTTCCCCACCAACTGGGAGCTGTCCGTGGCGCGCGCCGTCAACGTGGTGCGCTTCCTCCAGGAGCAGGGCGGTGTGCCGTCCCGCCGGATGATCGCCGCGGGCTACGGCGAGACACGCCCCGTCTCCGCCAACGCCACCCCGCAGGGGCGCGCGCGCA